The DNA window CAACCTGCTTCCGCCCGGCCACCGCCGGGGACCCCGGTGACGAGAACGGGCGACGTCGTACCCCACGCCGTAGCCTCACCAAAGACGAAGCCGGAAACACACAAAGATAAAGGGCTGGAGACACTTGCACGCAGGTCTCGCGTCCAGCTGCAAAGACATTGGGCACTCCATTGACGGCGTTGCACATCTCAATCCCCCACCCCTTTTGCAAATCGCAAGCAAGCTCCTCTCCACAAAGTCTCCGGCCGGGTGCACGAGATGAAGCAAGAAGGAACCACCGCAGGGTACGTACAGTAACATGTTTGATATGCGCGCGTCCTACATGCGGAAATTCCGTTGCCAGACAGGGACATGCagttcgccgccggctgACCATCAGGCCGGATGCGCAATGTCTTGTCTTGTTTGATGAGCTCCCTCTCACAGAGGCACCGCCAAACAAAGTTTGGCCGCACAGACGGGACGAGCCCCCTTCTGCGGGCATACAACTACCCAATCGCGTCTGGTCTGGTGGtgcttgccgccctcgattgcgggaggagggccttTCTTTTCAGAGTGAATTCAACTGGACGGGTGGCAGTAAATGGTTCGGTTCGTTCCCTGCTTGCCTTGTTGGGCCCCTCTCTGCGAGGGAGCcgaaccagccagccagccagcccagcccaaccACCGGGCCCGTCCGTGGTCAGCCATCACAGCGCTACGTTTCACTCGTCAGAGACGAGCGGCTACGTAGTGACAACCACGAGTAACAAGCCAGCATCAACGCAACGCAGTGTCGGGAAGCGCAGCCGGCCACGGTCCAGTGGGTGGCGGTGgttgtcccccccccccccctccccccctgcagcagcttccCCCCTGCACCCTAACCCCCCCAAAAACGGGAAAAAGAAAACCATCgccaaccaaccaacaaAACGGACACGACGTTTTTCTGAACTTTACTTGAGCGTTAGCGGCGATGAAGGGCGGCGCATCGTCCCAGAAACCACCCCCCCCTTACCATTTCAACACTACGGTGCGCCCCCACCGTGGGACCGGTACCAGACACTGATTATTTAGCGCTCATGGGCCGTGTCGTCAACGAGAAACACGACTCCGTAGGGTGCATTGGTATTAGAGGACTGCACCAAGTAACGCGCCCCCCATCCATACGCTTGACAAAGTTTGGATGTGACGCACAGGACCGGGCGAGGCCGCTCTCGTCTTGCAAGCTGAGGGGCAGGGGAAAAGGGTAGCTGCTTTGCGCCCGACCTCGTGCCATACATATATGGCTCATCATTCActtgtatactgtatataTTGATGGGATGTACTAACTTAGGAAGTAGTTCAGTGCCGTGCGAACCGGACTGGCTCTCTCGTCGCCACtcgtgccgtcgtcatcgtccgccCATCCGCGTTCGACGGTTTCACCACAAGCCACCCGCACTGGCAACTTGCCAGTACCCTTTCACGAGAGAGAGTCAAtcggccccctcccccaaacGGGCTCGCCTCGTTCGGTCATTCATTGATTGTCTCGCTCGCGCGCATCGCCCCTTTGGTGCGCTCTCCGTCACTGTCTCGACAAGCCAGCCTCGTCCTTTGCTCTTGAGCTCCCAAGACAAAAGACTTTGCTTTAATCCACCTGatttcctctctctctctctcttttcttcCAAAAGCAAGAGTCCTTTTTGCACTGCCTTTGCGGCCCCCCGTTTCCAAAGCCACCTCGGCGGAACAAAAGCGCCACACGTACAAACGACTTACACGGACTGACcgggcatcaccaccaccaccaccaccactaccatcAACACTATTGAAAACAAGCTCTTGCCCCCCATCCCACGATGCGCttcgcgcccgccctcgtcgccgtcgcggcgctcggcggcagctACTCCCCCTTGGCACctttcgccgccgcctccgcatccgcatccgcatccaccaccgccaccacccaagACCGCGACTGGGCACAaatcatcaccgccacctTCAAAAACAACAAGCCctgcggcgccaccgccaacgACGTCGACTGCCGCAcccccgcccaggccgcgccGTTCGTCGCGCAGTCCTTCAGCGCCTACGGCCTCACCTGccccgccgagcaggccgccgtgctcgccgtcatggccctcGAGTCGGGCGAGTTCCACTACAAGCACAACAtgttcccgccgccgggccgcccggGCCAGGGCACCGCCAACATGCAGTCGCCGCTCTTCAACCTGCGCTACGCGAAATCCATCCCCGCGGTGGCGCCGCACGTCGCCAACGTCACCGAGGACATGGTGACCGGTGGTGGTAAtggcctgcccgccgcggagctcaaccgcatcctcgccctcgtcaccgtcgacgaGTACAActttggcagcggcgcgtGGTTCATGAGCTCGCAGTGCGCAAAGGCCGTCCGCAACGTGCTGCGCAGGACCCCCGACCAGGGCTGGCTCCAGTACAACGCCCAGTGCGTGGGGGTCCCTGGCGATGACCCGGACAGGCTGGCCTACTGGACgcgggccaaggccgccatggacATTAAAtgatttttttttaaaaaaaaataatAGACGTGCACGTGCGACTCCAGGACgatatacagtatacagttGAGGGGAATCGCCGGCAGTGTAAATATCAACTTGAACTACCTTTTCATCATGTTCGCTTCCCCTCTCCACGCCCCAGTCAGTGATGGACACTTGACGAAACAGCTCTCTTTTCTCAACTCTGCGTCTCACTCATTACCCACCACCAAGCAAGGCCCGACAAGCTGACTGAtgactctctctctctgtccgGCCTGTAAGTTGCAACCAACCCCCGCGATGCCAGTCACCTTGACAGCAAACGCAGGGACAGCGGTCTCGACTCTGGATGGCGTAGGCTCGTTACAACGTTGTATGCCACCCTCGTCACACGCAAGCGAACCCGCCCACCAACCCCAAACCCCTCACTCACGCACTCATTCACCCACTCAGTCACTCACTCGCGCAACGAAACAAACGGGTTCCAACTTTCCCCACGAAAAACATCATCGCAACTCCACTCATCAGATGCTCCCCCGCGGatgtccgccgccaccgccgccgcccttcttATTCCTCCAGAACCTCCTCATCACCCTGTCCGCATacgcctcgtccagcccCCAGTTCCACACCGCGTCGCGGAtcccctcctccatcctcccGACGTACTCGTCGCGCGGCGTCCCCTCCGTCACCCTCTGCCTGTCCACGTAGACGAGCGCCCGCaccggctcgtcgccgcccgccgccgccgcttccccTCTGCCatcatccccctccccctccacctccacctccaacggcgacggcctcgtcgcccagcgcacGTAGTCGCAGTGCATCCGCTCGTACGCCCACGGCACCCCCTCGTACCCGTccagccgcgcctcgtcctgcggcggcagcaggtaGAGCAGCCCGTACACGCCGGCCGCCTTTCTCCCcctactgctgctgccgctgccgctgccgctgccgctgctactCCCGCCACTGTTGCTGCTAGTATTAccctcgcccgtcgtcgtcgtcgccgccgccgccgtcatcggcaccACGTTGGCGTACCCTCTCTCGTTGATAATCCACCTCCAGCCCTCGAGGAAGCCCAGCCCCACGGGCGTCGAGAACGGGCACCGCTGCCGCATCTGCCTGGTCGACAGGTTGCTCCCGTACGCAAAGTAGAGGATCTCGTGCCGCGTCTCCTGCGTCACCGTCATGATGCTGTCCTGCGACTCTTGGCTGTCGTCCATTTTTTTCCCCTatatttttttttaaaaaaaaatatCTCCCGGGACCAAAACCTCTTtgagcgtgcgtgcgtgcgtgcgcgcgggcggctggcgggcggAAGACGGGGGATGGGGAAGGGCTTCTTGTTGGGTTTTGTTTGCTGCGGCTTTGGGCGCCGCACCAAAGTTCAACTTTGCCAGAagggtaggtaggtaggtaagaAAAGGGTTGAGAGGGGTGCCGCCGTGTCTGGACGGGCAGAGACGAGAGCGGAGAGAGGCTGCTTGGGCAGAAGCAACTACGTTACGGCACCGATTGAACAGGCAGCAGCTGCAACCCCCCTCCTCACTGCATATACCTGCATACGTTGCCATGTGCTTTCTGCACTTTGGTCGCATCGCCATGGATCCGTCAATGCTCTCACACAAGACAAGGCAGAGCTTCACACGACAGCCTCACTGCGTGTGTAAACTGCTTACTTCGTGCGGCAACGTGCCTTTACACGCTACGAGCCCCTACACTTTCGTATGCATAAAGGCGGCGACCTGACACGACGAGGTACCTACATCAGAAATCTAGACATCGATGCCGACACCGGTCACATTAGGCACATAAACTGGCGACACGTGGCAAGCAGCAATCGTCGTCAACTCGCTTCTCTTCATCTATTTTACACTAGAGGCAGTCGTCAAAGTATCGTTGGCTGATTACCTCCCAAACTTTGCCTCGGCGGACCCGTCGTTGCTGTGTCCTAGCCCGCTCTGCGCCGTCATGCCCATGCCCGTGTCCAGCTCCCACGCCATGCCAAATCGCACCAAATCATTACCGCTCCGGGTTCTCCGCGGTGCCCCCCGAGGTCATACTCTCCGCCCCTCCGTTGTCTATAGAAACGATTGATGGCTGGTTCCAGCCCAAGCACCCCATGGTACAGTAAAAGAAACAAGGAAAAGAGGCGTCGTGGCAGGCCCGGCAGCCTCCTGCTACCATCTACGTAATGGGCGTCAGAAACGGGTGCAGCATCAGCTCATCGGCGCTCGGTCGCAGATTGTGGTCAATCTCAAACGTCCGCCGAAGGAACTCTTGTGCCTCGCTGCTTGCGTGCTCTGGtatcgtcggcgccgcttTGCCACCGCCAATCTTAAAGATGGCCTGAAGCTGACTGCAGTCGGGGAACGGGTGATTGCCCGTCATCATCTCCACAACCAGGCACCCGAGCGACCAGATATCGGCCTTGCGCGTGTACGATGTCTGCTTCACCACCTCGGGCGCCATCCAGAACACCGATCCCTGGAGGGACGGGCGATGTCGGTTGTTATTTGCACCGCTGAGGATGTTGGacgcctcgagcttcttcgaGATGCCAAAGTCGGATATCTTAATGGTGCCCTTGTTGTCAACGAGGATGTTGGCACCCTTGATGTCGCGATGGATAATGTCGCGATTGTGGAGGTATGACAAGCCCGTGAGGATCTGGCGCACAAAGCTCCGCACCAAGGGCTCCGGCAGCGCGCCGTACGAGTTGAGCATGGTCTGGACAGAGCCACCGGGAACGTATTCGAGGAAAATGTTAAGCTTgtcggccgacgagctgcagcccagGTACTGCACAATGTTTGGGTGTCGCAGCTCCCTCAGGAGGCTGATCTCCCGCTTCAGCGCGTCAATCATGCTCTTCTTGCGGTTGTCGTTCTGGCTGTTGGCACCCGGAGCCGGCGCTTCGACCTGCTTGACGGCAAGCAGCTCGCCCGTGACGGCGTGCAGCGCCAGGTACACGGAGCCAAAGGAGCCTTGGCCGATGAGCGCGCCCTTCATCCACTTGTTGTCGTCCCACGACTCGCCGGCCAGGAAGCTTTCCAGCTCCTCATCTGCTTCTTCACCATCATCCGTCAAGGCCTGCTGGAGCTCCTGGAAGGAGCCCGATCCGGTGGAATGGTCTCCGTCGTAATAGCTGGTTCGCATCGTGTTGCCATCTGGGTCCGTGATGCTGACTGCCGCGCTGTCCGAACTGCTTTCCGTGAACGAAACGTAGGATTTGCGGTTCGGCTCGATGGGCGACTCCTCTTGCAGAGTGTCGAGCATCGAAGACGCAATCGAGTCTCTGTTGTATATTTGCGGCAGCCGTCCTTGAGAGTCGCGGGCCCGCACCTTGGCAACGTGAGCGCTGCCGCTCAGCCATGAATCGGCAATGGTCGGTATGGGAGGGGCATCCTGGACGCTGGAGGCGAAGCTGAGGCTGCTGGCAACACTCAGGCGGCTGTTAACCTTGCTCAGGCGGGACGAGCGTCTCATAGACAGCCGCGCCGTTCGATCAATGTCCTCGCGGGGATGGTCCGGGAAATACGACGTCAAGTCGGACGCGATAAGCTCGCTTGGGGGCCGCAGTCCGCCAAATTGCCGCAGGCCGACCCTCAGGCGCTGCGGTACCCGCGACTCGTTTGTCAGAGGACGTTCCAGTTCCTTGGCCGCTTGCGACAGGTTTCGCTCTCGGTCCTGGAAGGATATTGGGGACAGCGGTTGTTGCAGCTGGTCGTTCCACTTCTCACCCAGAACCTTTTGCACCTTGAGCTGGCTCCTCTTATCGACCGTCTCGAGGGCACGGTTATGCTTCTGCTGTTCTTCCTCCATCGCGATAGCCGctgcgcgctgcagctcagCCTCTCCAGGCTCGCCCGCAGGCACGCGTCTCAGGATGAGACGGTTTCGCTCCGGCCGGCGCTGGTCCTTGATGATGCGCCACAGCTCCGTGTCACCGAGTCGGCGACATTGGTTAGGATCCGGGTCGATACCAGTCAGGACCCAGAAACAGTAGTTGCGCTCATGGTCCTCGCGAAGTGCGAACTTGCGGAGCGTTACGCGCATGACGTCCTCGCACGTGTTGCAGTCGGCAATCTTGACAACCTTGGTCACGCCGCCAGTCGAGATGACCCGTATGACCTCTTGGTTTTGTGGCAAGGCGGCCATCAGGGACCCATCCATGCTAGAGTTGTTGCGCGTGTGGGTCGGTACCAGGCGGCCACCATCGGAGGCGCCAGGTACTCgagacgaggacgtcgcattggcgctgccgcccgtcagGTAGCCAGTCCCGGCAGGGAACCGTTGCTGCCGCGCTAATTTCGGCGTCAGTGAATGCAACGAACAAAGGGACACTGGAGCTGGGGCCACCATACCAGAATCAATGGGGACGGGCAAGTCTATTTGGCGCGAGAAGCGCCTGTTTGTGGGCGCGGTGGGAGTTGTCCGCGGATCGGTTCTTGTTGAGTCGACCGAGGTCGAAGGGAAGAGCACATCAAGTCCAGCAAAGGAATCCTGCTTGAGGGTCAACGAACTGCTTGTCTGCGAAGGGGGTTGTGACGCTTTGGCATGGCGTGGCTCACCCTATTGCGCTTCTTTTGGTTGGCGTACGCCTTTGTTCTCAGTTTCTTAATGCCAAGGAACAAACGGACACGGTCGCCGACTTTGTCAATGCCCATCTCCTGCAGAGTCTGCTTGTCGAGCTCCAGCAAGTTCTCGCCATTGATATGGTTCTTTCGGAAGAGTTTCTCGTAGTCGCCGCAGTTGATGCTTCGAAGGTAGTCGCAcaccttgtcctcgtcccaGTTCTTGACAGAGTCGGGGCCACCGGCGTCGGAGAATTCCGACTCTGTCGGGCTGGCAAACGATTGTGATCCGGACGCCATCGGGGGCACTCGTCGCGAGGTCGGCAGGGCAGACGGAGGGGCACTGCCCGGGTTGACAGTCCCGGAGCTCATAGCCGTTGGAAACGGCGCTTTGGACGCGAGCATGGCCATTTCGAGGTCGGCTGGGGAGTTCTGGCGCACAACGGCTGCCCAGACGCCGATACTGCGGTCTCGATTATTCTAAAAACTGCCGTGGGTGGGTAATATATTATGGTGTCGACGTGACGGCGGTGTCGTAGGTTTGTTCGCCTTCGGTATCGCTGATGTCGCTGGGCGGAGCGTTGTataagggggggggaggggagggcacGCAGTCCTCGTTGCAGTCCCTCTACCGACTCCAGTATCGGCCCTTAGCGAGACTGCGCTCAAGAGCCGTGAGCCCGGCCAGGATGCAGCCGCGATGCCAGCGAGGACGGGGGACGACGGGTGGGCGAAGTCGCGTGGGAGAGGAGAGAAGGAGTGGAGGGAACGGGAAGAATAAGAGTGAATGGTGAGAGGTggaggcaaaggcggcggccggcatgCCTGGGCTCGCGCCGCTGGTTGGCCAAAGAGCCCCCAAGGCCAGGCGACACCTCTGACAGACCGCCCGCACGCGGCGCCCCtcctggagctggaggggcGGCCGCTTCAAGACAGGCCGGTACCTACCTAAGGTAGAGGTGGCTTCAggcccccccggggggggggggggcgtctCCTCGTTAGGTCATTCAGTTGAGGCACAGGCCAGTGGAGCGAGGGGCTCTCTGGGGGGCGTGCCGCCCGCTCAACTGAGGAGGTGCCCACCCGTCGCCAGGGGagtggaggtggtgggggCACCCCTGAACGTCTACCGCAGCAGGTCTGCTTCTGCTTCAGTGGACGGCGGCTCTCTGAACTGGCCTAGCCGCGACTGCGAGCACCAGGGAGCCGCTCCACTGGGCCGGAGTGAAGGCTCCCGTTCCCGCCAGCTAACGGGCGCTCACCGTTGCCAGTGTTCTGTGCCTCAGAGGCTGTTCTTTACGTAAGGTACGTACAGTATCGTGTCCGCAACTGCGGCCAGTTCCCTAGGTATGCAGCCAAGTAAGGGACTCTGCAAGTACGGTAGGGACGGTCAGGCAGGTGAGGGTAAGTCAGAATAGTCAGCACGAACGGAGCGCCTGCGGGCTCGGGTCCCCACCTCCATCCACTGGACTGCGGTGCGACGCGAGCGGGCTCAACCTCAGTCCTTTGTGCCCACAATCAAGCACGACTGAAAGCGTGCCACCCACTGTATGTACGGCTTGTGTCACCCCACCAAAACCTGCTATAGGCTACGTATATTGCTGAGGACGAGCATCGAACGCCCaccccctgcctgcctgcctgtcgtTGCTTCCCTGCAAccgtgggtgggtggtgtcAAGCAAGTCATCAAAGCCCGGTGCGTCAGCCGTTTGTGTGTTGTGTCTAATATAGACGCTGGCCGAGTGTCGTCGGCTCGCGGGAGGGAGTTGCATCGCTTCGACGTTGCCGGGTCTTGAATCGCTGCGCGCGCCTCAGCGGCCGGTTTCGGTTTCGTACGGAGGCGACATCGCATCAACTGAAGCAAGCAGACGGGTTGCAACCATGGATGGAAAAGCACTGCTGCGGCGACTGCGGCACGGATATCGGACCGTCTGGATGCAGCAGCATACAAACGAgaaaccccccctcccctccttcGGATGGTGGCAGGCAGCATCAACCACACCagagtcagtcagtcagtcaatcaacctgcccagcgcccgcagcggAGTGCCACCCTCACCCCTCATGGAGGGCCTTTGATATGACGCCTACGACCCGACCCCCCTTCGTACAAGAAGGCCCTTATCTGCATGCTCCTTGCTCATCTGTCTGTTCGTCCGACGGGGATGGGCGCCCTGTACCATCCCAGCCCGGGCCGTACGCTGCTCGGACAGCGGCCTCTTTTCTTGCAAATCGGCCGCGTCCGCATGAGATTCGTCATCAGTGCGGTCTCCTGATATctcagcggcgcggcgcagctcctcggcatcgtgggcCATTCTCCCGCGGAAGCTCTGGCGCTCTTAGCTCGCTTTGTTTGGTGCAAATGGGCCCCGTCACGGGCCATGATGCTAGTAATAGAATCATGGTGCAGCACGTGTGTATGGATGTACCACCTGGATCGTGGGTCGTGCCATTCAAGGCACGCGACCGAGTGGGAGAACCGGGGATGCACGTAACATGTCGGGGTCGATTCCTTGCCCTCTGCCACATTCGCGAGAGCTGTCGGCGtcacatacatacatactgGGCACCGGATAGAGAGcgcagtagcagcagcatttCCGGAGACCCAAGGGCAACCCCCTCGTCACTTGTTACAAAACGGCTCGGCTGCCAGTGTCGTGGTACCAACTAGTTAGGTCCCACAGGGCTATGTCGCCCTTCAGATGAAGATATGCAtgacgccagcggcggcggcagcagcagcagcagcagcagcaacagcagcacccccGACAAGCCGATCTGCAAGTTGGTCGGCAGCTGGGCGTCTGATTCAACTTGAAAACGGATAGCATGCACCCCCTTCTGCTCTGGTTTCACAATGTCTCTCCCGTGGTTGCGCATTGCGTATCTGGCTTCTGCATTTCGCATCACAGGGATGCCCGACCGACCGGTGGGATGGCATGGGAAAAGAGCTCTTTTGTCCATCTTGTCGTCAACCACATGCCATTCACCGTCCACGCCGAACCAGATAAGGGCCTCTGAGCTAATAATAAGGACTCATGCCTGTAAAAACGACAACACGACGCCAGACCAAGGGAACTAAAAAGTCGGGCCCCaggctccctccccccttcgTTTGCTAATAACGCAGCCCCTGTGCCAGTGCTTCTCAACAACTGCCCGATGACTGGCAATGATTCAGTGGCGCAGACGCTGTTCAACgggcgcccccccccccgaccTGCGACTCTAGCGTGTGGCGACTGATGCAGGGTCTTCATCGATAGGCGGCACGCCACCCAAAGATGAAACCAACGGCGTTTCGACAATGCTGACCGACTCGTCCCCCGCCCAGGCCGGGCAAGGCTCACCGGCACAACCCACAGCAAACAACGACAGCTTTGCTGTACGGTAGTTACTCGTTCTccgggcgaggcgcagcgggagctgcttggccgcgtcgtAGGGCGCACGCAGGGCCACCAAGACTTACATACCGTACCTGTGCATGTGAAGCggtcgtcggggcggcgcatCCATCACACCCTATCGCAACTCTCGTCGCCGGGGATTGATCTGACAGGGTGGAGAGCTTTTCTATTGATATTGTTGTCGACGCGCGGAGCCCAACAACAcgccagcccaggccagccCAGGAAGGTCCCCTCGCCACCACTTCGGATCCGGGGCCCGAGAATGGAAGCCACCAAGAGCTccgggcagcaggcgcgcgcACTGGGAAAGCtccggagcggcggcgcgcagatCGAGTCGCCCATCGGCCCTGTCTGCCCGCCTCCCTGCCTACTACGCACACCCGGCGCGACGTGAAAAGAAAAGCTTGAAAGCAGGCGCCAGTTGGCCTCGGCGTATGCATAGCGTTGTGCTTTTTACTCTCAATGCGATGCAACTGCGCAATAGCCACCCagtaggcaggcagacggcaCGTCGGATCGGGGGTCACAGAGTCAAGACGTCAGCATCCAGCTTCCCCGCGCTGCACGAACTGAATCACCAATGCTCCTCCTGGCTCGGGGTCCCAAGTCGCCCATTGTGTTTGCGGGGTATTAGCTCAAATCCTAATCTGAGCGTGTTTCCGCTCTCGCCTGGCGGACGCCGGGTGCCGCCCGGGGCAAATGCTCGTTGTGGCGTCGCCGGAGGGCACAGCATCTGGTCCGAGATGCCTCTTTGACCACGGGCTCCGAGGCCGCGTTTCAGAAAGAGGCGTGGGCAGAGAAGCCACCCCAAGCTCCAAGAGATATCATCACGGGCTGCCCGGTGCCCCGCCCCGGCGCTCGTCATGAAACGCGGCGCCTCGTACGGATGGGCCTGTGCAATGGAGCTCGATTTCTTTCACATACCCTGAATGCAGTGTACTGTCCGAAGTGCTGCGCAAGAAGCAGCTCATTCCGCACAGCACTGCGCACATTCTGCGCCCAATTGTGAAATTGGACAGCTCTAGGATGATGCCATGTGTGCAGTAGTTTGTCGAATCCATGTCCGCAGCTTCCGTGTAAATTGCGACTTATATTACTAAGaccgtacttcgtacgtcgATTACGGCGCGCGAATAATGCCGAGGCGCAAGGCATCTTAGGACTGAATTTTGCGCTCTGTTAGTGCGTGAAACGCCGATGGATGCGCTCGGCTCCTACCGAATGAACAAACACACAGCTCTTGTATACGGCAACCGAAGCGCGCAATAGAGCCGCGGGGGACGCGTGCTCGCcggtacttcgtacatgtgCCG is part of the Purpureocillium takamizusanense chromosome 7, complete sequence genome and encodes:
- a CDS encoding uncharacterized protein (SECRETED:SignalP(1-26~SECRETED:cutsite=AAA-SA~SECRETED:prob=0.1156)~EggNog:ENOG503P40G) encodes the protein MRFAPALVAVAALGGSYSPLAPFAAASASASASTTATTQDRDWAQIITATFKNNKPCGATANDVDCRTPAQAAPFVAQSFSAYGLTCPAEQAAVLAVMALESGEFHYKHNMFPPPGRPGQGTANMQSPLFNLRYAKSIPAVAPHVANVTEDMVTGGGNGLPAAELNRILALVTVDEYNFGSGAWFMSSQCAKAVRNVLRRTPDQGWLQYNAQCVGVPGDDPDRLAYWTRAKAAMDIK
- a CDS encoding Cholestenol Delta-isomerase (COG:S~EggNog:ENOG50KOG4826), whose translation is MDDSQESQDSIMTVTQETRHEILYFAYGSNLSTRQMRQRCPFSTPVGLGFLEGWRWIINERGYANVVPMTAAAATTTTGEGNTSSNSGGSSSGSGSGSGSSSRGRKAAGVYGLLYLLPPQDEARLDGYEGVPWAYERMHCDYVRWATRPSPLEVEVEGEGDDGRGEAAAAGGDEPVRALVYVDRQRVTEGTPRDEYVGRMEEGIRDAVWNWGLDEAYADRVMRRFWRNKKGGGGGGGHPRGSI
- the STE11 gene encoding Mitogen-activated protein kinase kinase kinase (EggNog:ENOG503NURD~COG:T), with the translated sequence MAMLASKAPFPTAMSSGTVNPGSAPPSALPTSRRVPPMASGSQSFASPTESEFSDAGGPDSVKNWDEDKVCDYLRSINCGDYEKLFRKNHINGENLLELDKQTLQEMGIDKVGDRVRLFLGIKKLRTKAYANQKKRNRDSFAGLDVLFPSTSVDSTRTDPRTTPTAPTNRRFSRQIDLPVPIDSARQQRFPAGTGYLTGGSANATSSSRVPGASDGGRLVPTHTRNNSSMDGSLMAALPQNQEVIRVISTGGVTKVVKIADCNTCEDVMRVTLRKFALREDHERNYCFWVLTGIDPDPNQCRRLGDTELWRIIKDQRRPERNRLILRRVPAGEPGEAELQRAAAIAMEEEQQKHNRALETVDKRSQLKVQKVLGEKWNDQLQQPLSPISFQDRERNLSQAAKELERPLTNESRVPQRLRVGLRQFGGLRPPSELIASDLTSYFPDHPREDIDRTARLSMRRSSRLSKVNSRLSVASSLSFASSVQDAPPIPTIADSWLSGSAHVAKVRARDSQGRLPQIYNRDSIASSMLDTLQEESPIEPNRKSYVSFTESSSDSAAVSITDPDGNTMRTSYYDGDHSTGSGSFQELQQALTDDGEEADEELESFLAGESWDDNKWMKGALIGQGSFGSVYLALHAVTGELLAVKQVEAPAPGANSQNDNRKKSMIDALKREISLLRELRHPNIVQYLGCSSSADKLNIFLEYVPGGSVQTMLNSYGALPEPLVRSFVRQILTGLSYLHNRDIIHRDIKGANILVDNKGTIKISDFGISKKLEASNILSGANNNRHRPSLQGSVFWMAPEVVKQTSYTRKADIWSLGCLVVEMMTGNHPFPDCSQLQAIFKIGGGKAAPTIPEHASSEAQEFLRRTFEIDHNLRPSADELMLHPFLTPIT